The sequence GCGTGATGGTGAAGGTCGCGGTGTTGTGGAAGATGTGCTACCCCGGCAGAATGTGCTCGCGCGCCCTGATCCGATGAAGGGGAATGCCGTGCAGCAAATAGTGGTTGCCAATGTCGATCAGGTGATAATTGTGGCCTCCTGGCGCGAGCCGTATCTGTGGCCCGAATTGGTAGACCGCTATTTAATTGCCGCGCAGCGCAATGCACTTGAAGTCCTGATTGTGGTCAACAAGGTGGACTTGGTGGAAGCTGACCAGCGCGATGAATTTGAATCCATGCTGCAGGTTTACGAAAGCCTGAAGTGGCGGGTAGTTCAAACCAGCACGCTGACCGGCGCAGGTTTGGACGCACTAAGCCAGCTTTTGACCGGAAAAATGACCGTGCTGGCGGGACTCTCTGGTGTAGGGAAATCGTCGCTGTTGATGGCGATCGCGCCGGAGCTTGACCTGCGCGTTGGCGCGGTGAGCCAGCAAGGGTTGTTCACCGGTCAGGGGCGGCACACGACGACGCAATCGAGCTTGTGGTACCTGGATGCTGATACGGTAGTGATTGATACGCCGGGCATCCGCGATTTTGGCCTGGCGGGAGTTGGGCACGGCGAGTTGGCATCCTGGTATCCAGAAATGAATGCTCACGTGGGCAAATGCCGTTTCTCAGATTGCGTTCATCTCGACGAGCCGGATTGCGCGGTGAAGGCAGCCGTTGAGTGCGGTGAGATTGCTCAATTACGCTATGAGAATTATTGTGCTTTGCATGCGTGCCTGTAGCCCATAAAAAGAGCATGCGCCGGATTTTGGCGCACGCTCTTTTTATGGGGGAGTGGAAACTGCCTAGTCGATCAGCAGTTCAATGGTGAGTTCAGGCTGGCGATTGTCTGCCCTGTTGGCATTCGCTGTTGTGATGGCTTCGATAAGATGCACAGCTTCTGGCACGGAGATTTTTCCCTCATCCAGCAAATCCAGGACAAATAAACGATCTTTCGACATTTTTAATTCTCCTACGCTTGTAAGAAACCAGTCAGCGCTTTGGCGGTATTGGCAATGCGCTGATGATGGATACGGTAGTGTTTTACGCCTTCCAGACGGCGCTGGTGCAGGTATCCTGTGGCAAATAATTGTTGAATATGCCGCGATGTGGCCGATTGCGTGAGTTCGAGTTGGTTCTGGATGTCGCTGGCGTTGAGTTCGCCTTTTGTGTTGAGCAATTCAAGAATCTGCAATCGGGTTTCATTGGAAAGCGCTGAGAGGCGCATCAGCAATTCGGAGCGGGTGAGCGATGGTGATGAAACGCTGGCCCCTTCAGGGATGTGGGCACGCACAATCAGCCAGACAGTGTTTTCCGTTTTGTCGATGGTCATTAAATAGGGGCCAATGTGCATTGACGGGATGACGATAACATTTTCGACTGTGGCAATCCAGTGATCCCAAATTTGAGGCATTTGCTCGCGCCCGGTGATGCTGCGCAGCGCATCCTCTGTGGAGTTTACAAAAAGTTGAACTGACTGGAATGCCTGGATCGAATCTTCCAGCAAGGGGCGCGCGCGCTGCCACTCGTCCTGGTAAAACTCGTCCCACATCCATGTCAGATGGCTGACGAGTAGTTCCTTGAGGGCGTTTGGCTGCTGGTAGAGTTGGAACTCTTTTCTATGGGCATCACAGTCGCATTTTTTCTCCGGCGATTTGTGCGCGTAAAGTTCTTCATACAGTGCCAGGTAAATTTCTTCATCGGCAAGAATTGCCGCCGCCGTGGGGAGATCGTCCAGGGGGGTATCTGTGATCTGACAGCAGGCTTTGCGAAAATCTTCGATCATCCAGTCGCGCATTTCGATAGCGTTATAGCCTTCCAGGTGGGCGATCCAGTCTGAGAAACTTGCCCAGCTTGTGCCTCCCAAAAAGCGGGATGCCAGGGCAGCCGTTAGTTTGTTTGCTTCCAGTTGTTCATTTGTGAGTCTCCTTTTGGTTTTCGTAACCCACTCGCTTATTTCATCTTTATCTTCATTGAGCAGGAACAGACTGCATAATAGATTGTGCGCGGGTGCGGTTGCAAAGCTGAATGTAGCTGTTTTTTGTGGGGAAATCAATTCCAAATTCGCCATTATCTTGCTCCTGCTTCAGTTGTTATACCCGATAAATCGGGTGAGATGGTTGAATTTTAGCAGATGATGGGAACTTTGTCAAGTGATTTATGCGATTTACCCATAAAATCGGGTAAGGTGTGACAAAAAAGCAGGCATATTGTTTTTCAAAACAATATGCCCGCTTTTTGTTACTATTGATAGACTTCAGGTTTCAACTCGGCCACAAATGGCAGCGTGCGGTGTGTGTCGGCATAATCCAAACCATAGCCAACTACCCACACGTCCGGAATGTTGAAACCTAAATAATCAATCGGCACATCCAGGTTGTCGCGTTTTTTCTCCAGCAAAGCGCATGTTTTTAACGAGGCCGGTTGGCGTCCCTTGAGGGTATGATACAAATAGCTGAGCGTGTTGCCGCTGTCAACAATATCTTCAACGATGATGATATGCTCGTTGACGACCGGCTCGCGCACATCCAGCACCAACCGCACTGCGCCGCTCACCGCGCCCGATTTACCATAACTCGAAACCGCCATGAAATCTACAGTATGATTGATATTCAGCGCGCGCGCTAAATCGGCCAGGAAGATAAAAGCCCCTTTGAGGATGCCGATCAGCATAATCCGTTCGACATCGGCATAATCTTTTTCAATCTGAGCGGCCAGTTCTTTTACGCGTTTTTGAATTTCTTCCTCACTAATGATGACTTGAGCCAGGTCGGAGTGTAATGTGCTCATAGCTTTCTCCTCGATCAAAAAATTGCAATAGATTATTTTCGCCAATCGAATCATATCACATCATCACCTGAGCCTGTTGAAAAAAATTAGAGAAATCATCTGCGCACAGACCACCGCGCGAAATCAAAAAACCTGCTTATTCTGGTGTGCGCTCTTGGGGACATTTCAAGTCAAAACCCATAAACTCGTTAGAAATTATGCTAGAATAATTTTGACGGCTAAATCTCAATTCTTCGGGGAGGCTCCAGATGAAAGGTAAGCGCTGGTTCGTACTGCTATTAGTGGGGTTATTCTTCGTGGGGGTGAGTTTCTTTCCCGTTCATGCTCAGGAAATTCCCGAAGAGCCTGATGACGTGATTCAGGTTATTCTGGTGCTGGATGTCTCCAGCAGCATGGAAGAACCGATTCTCACCGACGATCTGCCAGACGAATTATTTGCACTATACGATCAACTCGATGCCGCGCATGAAAACGATGAACTTCTCCAAATTCAGCAAGCCATTGACGATATTCTCGTTGATCCCGAGATCGTAGATGCGCGCGCTGCCTATCTTGAAACCGTGGATGCCCTCGATGCGTGGTTTGCAGAAAATCAATATGCCCAAAACCAGGCGTTTATTATGCAGCAAGCGCGGCAAGCACTCCTTGATCTGGATTGCAACCCAATTTATGATCAACCCATTGCTACCGCGCTGACAATTGATGAGATTGACTACTGGATTGCGCAGGCGTGCAGTGGCGTGACGATTAACTACGAGAATCAGCAAGACCTTCGCGATTTGGTGCCTTATGTCGGTGAAACGGAGTATACATCGTTGCAAGAGAACAGCGACGCGGCCTATAAAATATATTTTGACGCCCTCGAAACGCGTAACTATAATGCACTCATCGATCAGCGCGATGCAAAACGCCTGGATTTGAATATTGATGCGCTGGCTGCCGATGTAGATACGATGATTGCGGAATTGGGAATCCCTCGTAAGTTGGATCTAGCGAAATTGGCCGCCAAAACCCTGATTGATTTATCGCGTTTGGATAGTGCTGCGGGGCGGCGGGATTCAACCCTGGGGTTGGTACGTTTCTCAACCGACTCCGTACTGCTCCGGGGGTTGACCGCGGACCATGATATTGTAGAGCGCAAAATTGACGCCCTCGAATCGCTTGAGATGACCAATATCTACGATGGGCTCGACGAAACCCTGCGTGAATTGGAGCGTAATGCCGACCCCGATAAGCCAATTGTGATTCTATTGCTCAGCGATGGGCATATTACCGTTGGCCCCGGCCCCGACGAAGTCATTCGCGATATTCCGCCGCGCGCCAACGCGATGGATGCTGTGATTTGCACCGTGGGCATTGGCCCCACAGAAGCGCATGTCGATTATGAATTGCTGGCATCATTAGCGTACGAAACTGAAGGCGAATATCTCTTTGCCAAAAGTGGTGATGAACTGGTCAACTTCTTTGTGGCCTGCCGTCAAGGGATGGTAGGCGAAATTGCCCAGATGATTGGTTATATCGGGGCTAATGCATCCGAGGCGGTAGAACCCCAAACGGTTCCGGAGAACACCTGCGAGTTCAGTTTGGCGCTCAACTCGACTTCCGGAATACCCATTTTGGAGATTCTTGATCCGGATGGAAATCGGATTGATGATGCCTACGGTAATTTTTCCTTCCAGAGCGGCGATAATCTAAAACTATATACTGTACTCCATCCCGCGGCAGGCGAGTGGAATATTGCGGTGACCAGTGACGCGAGTGTTGATGAAGAAACCTTCTTTAGCATCGTAGTGACGACTAATCAATGTGCGCAAACACCCGCGCCGGTATTTTCGCCCACCCCTTATTTGACACAAACCCCGCTTCCCGGCCCTAGCTTTGTTGAGCAGGCCGCGCCGGTTCTGCCGTTGGTAATTTTGGTGTTGGTAGTAATGGGAATCTTTATTGTGATAACCTTGCGGCGTAAATAATATTGACGGGGGTTCGCTGCATTAGAAAAAATGTGCGGGAATTCATCGCATCCCCACACATTTTCTTTTCGGGTATACTTGGTCATCTTAAAATTTCAGGAGATGATATCTATGACCTCAAACGAACCCCGTTGTATCCAATGTGACCGCACAGATGCGGAAGTTCCTTTAATTGCTCTGCGTTCTCAAGGCGTGGAGACCTGGATTTGCCCGCAGCACTTGCCGCTCTTGATTCACAAGCCACAGACTTTGGTAGGCAAGATGCCCGGCGCTGAAAACCTGAGCGCAGGGGATCACGACTAATCAATTATATGCCACCGGGACAACCGGCAGCCTGTTCGAAAATGAGTGACCCCCACCCCTGGCCCCTCTCCCGATACGGGAGAGGGGTATTTTTTTGCGTTATTTACTTTCAATATATTCATAGACAAGCTCTTGTAAAATATCCAGGGGTACCGCGCCATTGCTCAATACCAGATTGTGAAAATCCTTGAGATCGTATTGCTGCCCAAGCTGTTCTTCGGTCATTTGGCGCAGTTTTAAAATCTCGCTCATGCCGATTTTGTAGGCCAGGGCCTGCCCCGGCCAGGCGATATAGCGGCTGATCTCGAAATTGACCATACCCGCATCAAGGCCAGTATTTTCGGTCATGAAGGCGGCGGCTTTGTCAAAAGTCCATTGTTTGGCATGGATGCCAGTATCCACTACCAGGCGGGCGGCGCGGAAGGCTTCGTATTGCAAGCGGCCTAAATCGCCATAGGGATCATCCTCGTAAACACCCAATTCCCACATCAAACGCTCGGCGTATAACGCCCAGCCCTCAACATAGGCGGTGAAGTGGCTGCCGCGGCGGAAGGAAGGCAGGTCAAGCTCCAGGGCCAGGGCTACCTGGGTGTGGTGTCCGGGCACAGCTTCGTGATAGGCCAGTGTCGGCATACCGAAATATTCTTCGCTGCCACCGACGGCGGCGTAGAACGCTCCAGGGCGTGAGCCATCTACGGCGGGGGAGACGTAGTAGCCGCCTGTGGGGCCGGGGATGACGATGACATCGGCGGAGGGTTGCATATCGAAGACCGGGGCGACAGTGGTTTTGGCTTGCTCGATGATTTCTTCGTACTTGGCAACAATCTCCGAGCCGGTCAGCGTGCCGCCGTTCTGGGCTATTCGGCGGTAGAGTTGGGGCAGACTCTCATCGGAGGGATAGTCAAGTTCACCGAAGATAGTGCGCATTTCGGCGTGGATACGCTCCAAATCACTCAGGCCAAGCTGATGAATCTCGTCGGGGGTTAGCTCAGTAGTGGTGTGATGGCGCACGGTGTAGGCGTAGTAAGCCTCCCCATTGGGGTGCTGCCAGACTCCATCGTCTGTGGGGGCCACGGATTGCAGTTCGCTCAAATACGCAGATAAATCTTTGAAGGCTGGAATCACTTGAAGGCGCGTAACCTCCTCCGCCTGCGCGAGCAGCGCCTGCTTTTCGTCCGCGGAAATCTCGGAGATGGCATCCAGCTTTTCGGCAAAATTCCGATAAAATACGGTTAATTCTGGCATGGAGCGGGCAGTGTCGTCCACGCTGCCCATGCTCCATTGGTAAAGAAATTTGGGGGCGATGATCCCGGCTTCGCGGCGCAAACGCAGGCCCTCGATGAGCTGATTGATTTTCGTTTCGACCTGGGCAAGGCGGGCGAGGTAATTGTGGGATTCTGCGAGATTGCGCACGGGTTGGATTTCGGTGAAGAAGTGGTAGAGCAGGAATGGCTGGCCGATGATGAAGTGCGTGACGGGGTAGTCGTGGTACATGAACTCATGGCCGCGCACGCGGTCATCGAGATACCAGAAGTAGGTGTCATAAGATAGTTGTTGATCGGGGGCCAAGGTGGTGCGCTCGTAGGTTTGCAGTTGCGCCAGGATTTCGCTTTCAAGATGTTGGGTTTGGCGAATGTAGGCGTCGGAAATGTCGGTGAGCTGGTCGCCGGGCAGGTTGAAGGCCGCGTCGAGGCCGAGTTCTGTGACCAGCTCGGGATCGCGTTGGAGCAGTCGCAGGTAGGATTCTTCGAGAAAGACATCGAAGGGCAAGTCTTCCAACCCGGCACTGAGGGATGGAGCAGATTCTTCACTGGGTGGTTTGGCCGCGTTGTCAGGGGCCACAGGCGCGGTGATTTCAGCAGTTGCGGTTGTTGTGGTGCAACTACCGCTGCTTAGGCTGAGTAATACGAGACATAGGAGCCAAACGAAGATTCGGAGAGGTGTTTTCATTATTTGGTCCTTTCTTGACGAGTATATATTCCACGTTTCTGGCAGCCATTTACTTGAATCTCTGGGAATCTCCGCGGTAGTTATCCACATTAGGGGAGGTTTCTCACGGCAGTTCCCAAAAAGCCATAAATTTTTAAGTATTCAATTTTATAGCATCAAGATTGTCATGCTATAATTTTCACAATGGGGCAATCATCGATGTGAAGAAGCAACCCAATTTATTTGAGGAGGTACTGTTATGAAGAAAAAATGGATTTTCATCGCTGTTTTTGTTGCGGCCATCATGATCCTGTATGCCAGTAATGTGGAGTCTACATTCGCTGCAGACAATCTGGCGACTTATGGAACTATCGAGCTCATGAATACTACCAAAGTGACACCATTTGATCGTGTTCAGTGGCTCAGTTATGATCCCGACGATATAAATTATGCCCGGTGGTCAATGATGTGCAGCAATCTTCAACCTGGCAAATCATGTAGAACAGATCTTCTCCCTGGAAACTATATTGTACGTACCGAAATCGAAGGGAGAACTGGCCAGGTATTTACCGATGTCAAGGTGACCGCGGGACAAGTTACTCGTCTTTACACAGATGTAGTTTGGTATTACCAGGCGATTCGAGTTTTCAATAATAGCAATGAGGATATTGAACATCTTTATGCCCAAGAGGGAAATTGGGTCAGTGAAGCAGTTTCGCTGAAAGAAGAGATGTTTAGAGGAACCAGGAAACTAAACAGTATTGGCCCCGGCGAGTGGGGTGAAATCACCGTCAATCGTTCATTCCCGACACACCACATCCTCATTCGGGGCGAACATAATGAAGAATGGTTTTATAATGTCCCTGCCAATGGGGTGATATTTTGGTATGGGAATGGCGGTGATGTTTATTACCATGCACTTTACCTCAGTTTTATAAATGGTCCCGCTGCCGTCTATGCCGAACTATATGATGGCGAGTTCGTTGAACTTCAATTACAGCCATTAAGCGATGGGGCAACCTGGGCCTATTTGCCGAATGAATACCACCGTAACTGGAATATTGCGATTCTGGATACATATTGTGGCGGCCTCGATATTGGATCAGCATATTGCAGCGTGAGCTGGGAAACCGTAATGAAGCAACCTTTTGTAATTGACGCTTGCAATTACGACAACCCTTGCAATGGCGCTCCGGGATTGCCGTTCCCGTATGATGCATTCCCGATTCCCTGATGCCGATATAAATTGTATGAGAGAAATGTCCCCGGATGATGTGATCGCCGGGGGCATTTCATTTCAAAAACATTAATGTCTTCGTAGCTGCGCTCGCGGCTGGCGCGCCGTTCCCCGAGGCAGGTTTGCTCCGGGGCTGAGGCGCATCCTATCAGGGCATGGGGTGGGCTGCGAAAAATTCCCAGATCAGATCATTGACCGTCGTGGGATCGAAAACATCTCCGCCGAAAGTGGTTGTTGGCCAGTTGTGGCCTTCCATTGCCAGCGAGTAAAGTACCACATCTGCGTTATCGTCGCACTCGCGCCAGGTGTCGGTTGTGATCACTCCACCGCTGGTCAGATGCTCTGGCTCTGCCGAGCATTGATTGTTTTTTGCCCATCCTGCCGCCCAAACCGGCACAGTGGGCAGGTTGACGAATTCTTCATAGTCGGTGCCTTCGTAGGGGATGATGGTATCGCGCTGACCGTGGAAGGCGATCACCGCCACCGGGCGGTTGGGGGCACAATCTTCCCAATAATAGTAGCCTCCCGCCACCGGAGCGATGGCGGCAATCTGGTCAGCCAGATCGCAGGCCAGACGGTTTGCCATCCCACCACCGTTGGAAAGGCCCGTAGCATAGACGCGCGCCGGGTCGATATTAAGTTCTGAAGAGAGATGGGCTATTAAGTCGCGTGTGAATTGAACATCATCGACCCCGCTGACTGATTCGGGAAAATCTTCCCAA comes from Chloroflexota bacterium and encodes:
- the rsgA gene encoding ribosome small subunit-dependent GTPase A, translated to MMDDKLEQVDRQLKSMQKHIRKQELRQARRKTDAPTSKKKPRHKDWLDDDWEDEYNLDERIMPRGEDERRKQVARLASSKAKRTPSGVAPASGVEESTPERAAHIPGLVVEINSGLCRVHLGGDSPPGSKSILCTLRGNLRHKKSAYSQVVAVGDRVLITRDGEGRGVVEDVLPRQNVLARPDPMKGNAVQQIVVANVDQVIIVASWREPYLWPELVDRYLIAAQRNALEVLIVVNKVDLVEADQRDEFESMLQVYESLKWRVVQTSTLTGAGLDALSQLLTGKMTVLAGLSGVGKSSLLMAIAPELDLRVGAVSQQGLFTGQGRHTTTQSSLWYLDADTVVIDTPGIRDFGLAGVGHGELASWYPEMNAHVGKCRFSDCVHLDEPDCAVKAAVECGEIAQLRYENYCALHACL
- a CDS encoding winged helix-turn-helix transcriptional regulator; this translates as MANLELISPQKTATFSFATAPAHNLLCSLFLLNEDKDEISEWVTKTKRRLTNEQLEANKLTAALASRFLGGTSWASFSDWIAHLEGYNAIEMRDWMIEDFRKACCQITDTPLDDLPTAAAILADEEIYLALYEELYAHKSPEKKCDCDAHRKEFQLYQQPNALKELLVSHLTWMWDEFYQDEWQRARPLLEDSIQAFQSVQLFVNSTEDALRSITGREQMPQIWDHWIATVENVIVIPSMHIGPYLMTIDKTENTVWLIVRAHIPEGASVSSPSLTRSELLMRLSALSNETRLQILELLNTKGELNASDIQNQLELTQSATSRHIQQLFATGYLHQRRLEGVKHYRIHHQRIANTAKALTGFLQA
- the hpt gene encoding hypoxanthine phosphoribosyltransferase, whose protein sequence is MSTLHSDLAQVIISEEEIQKRVKELAAQIEKDYADVERIMLIGILKGAFIFLADLARALNINHTVDFMAVSSYGKSGAVSGAVRLVLDVREPVVNEHIIIVEDIVDSGNTLSYLYHTLKGRQPASLKTCALLEKKRDNLDVPIDYLGFNIPDVWVVGYGLDYADTHRTLPFVAELKPEVYQ
- a CDS encoding VWA domain-containing protein, whose amino-acid sequence is MKGKRWFVLLLVGLFFVGVSFFPVHAQEIPEEPDDVIQVILVLDVSSSMEEPILTDDLPDELFALYDQLDAAHENDELLQIQQAIDDILVDPEIVDARAAYLETVDALDAWFAENQYAQNQAFIMQQARQALLDLDCNPIYDQPIATALTIDEIDYWIAQACSGVTINYENQQDLRDLVPYVGETEYTSLQENSDAAYKIYFDALETRNYNALIDQRDAKRLDLNIDALAADVDTMIAELGIPRKLDLAKLAAKTLIDLSRLDSAAGRRDSTLGLVRFSTDSVLLRGLTADHDIVERKIDALESLEMTNIYDGLDETLRELERNADPDKPIVILLLSDGHITVGPGPDEVIRDIPPRANAMDAVICTVGIGPTEAHVDYELLASLAYETEGEYLFAKSGDELVNFFVACRQGMVGEIAQMIGYIGANASEAVEPQTVPENTCEFSLALNSTSGIPILEILDPDGNRIDDAYGNFSFQSGDNLKLYTVLHPAAGEWNIAVTSDASVDEETFFSIVVTTNQCAQTPAPVFSPTPYLTQTPLPGPSFVEQAAPVLPLVILVLVVMGIFIVITLRRK
- a CDS encoding DUF885 domain-containing protein; the protein is MKTPLRIFVWLLCLVLLSLSSGSCTTTTATAEITAPVAPDNAAKPPSEESAPSLSAGLEDLPFDVFLEESYLRLLQRDPELVTELGLDAAFNLPGDQLTDISDAYIRQTQHLESEILAQLQTYERTTLAPDQQLSYDTYFWYLDDRVRGHEFMYHDYPVTHFIIGQPFLLYHFFTEIQPVRNLAESHNYLARLAQVETKINQLIEGLRLRREAGIIAPKFLYQWSMGSVDDTARSMPELTVFYRNFAEKLDAISEISADEKQALLAQAEEVTRLQVIPAFKDLSAYLSELQSVAPTDDGVWQHPNGEAYYAYTVRHHTTTELTPDEIHQLGLSDLERIHAEMRTIFGELDYPSDESLPQLYRRIAQNGGTLTGSEIVAKYEEIIEQAKTTVAPVFDMQPSADVIVIPGPTGGYYVSPAVDGSRPGAFYAAVGGSEEYFGMPTLAYHEAVPGHHTQVALALELDLPSFRRGSHFTAYVEGWALYAERLMWELGVYEDDPYGDLGRLQYEAFRAARLVVDTGIHAKQWTFDKAAAFMTENTGLDAGMVNFEISRYIAWPGQALAYKIGMSEILKLRQMTEEQLGQQYDLKDFHNLVLSNGAVPLDILQELVYEYIESK